The stretch of DNA TCCCATTACTCCTAAGACTAATTCTTCGAGGAAGAGGTTGGCTAGTAATTCCTAATCACCTCTACTCTAACCGAAATATTTCACCATTAAATTTTAGTTGAATCAATTTCATATAAAATTCAATTGTTGACAGTTTTTCCACATGCAGGGCTACAACTAACTAGGAAATCATTCAAACCGCACAGAATATTCCATGCGGTTTGAATGATTTTAAAATTAATTATTTATTTTTTGTTGAGATTTAGGCTTGGAATGAAGGTCAGCGGAAGGTCCTGCTTGCAGTATAAAACTCCCTCCATCATGACCGATGATGTTTTTCACTTCTTTAGCAGTGGTGATTACAGAGGAAAGATTTATGCCAGTATCTACACCATTTTCGTGTAGGAAATGCACTAAATCCTCTGTTGCAACATTCCCTGATGCTCCTGGTGCATACGGACAACCGCCTAACCCAGCGATAGAACTATCAAAACGAATAACTCCTTGTTGGAGTGCACTTATCGTATTAGCTAATGCCATTCCTCTTGTATTATGAAAATGCATGGAGAAAGTAAGGGTTGGGTATGTCTCTTTTAAAACCCCAAGTGTTTCATATACTTGCTTAGGAGTTGCCATGCCTGTAGTATCAGCTAAGGAAACCTCTTCAATCCCCATCTTTTGGTAACGATCTAGTATCGGAATTAACTGATTTACTCCCACTTTACCTTCATACGGACAACCAAAAGCAACCGAGATGGAACCGCCGACTTTTGTATCGTTTTGGTTGGCGTATTCAATAATTGGTTCTAATTTATTTTGTGCTTCTATTACAGTAGCATTCGCATTAGATAAACTGTGCGAATCGGTGGCTGAGAGCATTAGCTTTAATTTCTTCACTCCAGCATTAACAGCTCGTTGCGCTCCCGTTAAATTAGGGACTAATGCTCTTAGATGAAGATTTTCTATATCATGTACTCTACTGACAACTTCCTCTGCATCCTTAAGTTGTGGAATTGCTTTAGGATGGACGAATGAAGTCACTTCCATTGTAGTAATACCCGTTTTAGCAAGACTTCTAATCATTTCTACTTTTTTGTCTGTTGGAATCCACTCTGGCTCTGCTTGAAAACCATCTCTAGGTGCAACTTCACAAATTATAGCTTTTGTAGGAAGTAAAAACGCTTGATCTGCCATAAACTAGATTACCCCCTGTTCCTTTAGTGTACTAATTTCTGCTTCTGAAAGACCTAGGTGATTTCCAAGAATCTCTTCATTATGTTCCCCTAATTCTGGCGCACGATGTCTTATTTTACCTGGGGTTTTTGAGAAGTTTGGTACCACACCTGGAACTTTAACTTTTCCTAATCGTGGATGCTCCACCTCAACAATATTATCTCTAGCTTGATAGTGAGGATCATTGAAGATGTCCTCTATTGTATAGATTGGACTAATAGGTACACCATAGTTATCCAAAATCTCCGTTAACTCTTTCAAGTTATGCTTTTTAATCCAGTTGGACACAATCTCTTGTACCTCACTATCATTTTTTAGTCTCTCAGAATTCGTATAATATCTATCATCTTCGAGCATATCTTTTCGATTCATCGCATCGGCTAGTCGATCAAAAGTAGAATCGGTACTACATACGAGTACAACAAATTTTCCATCCTTCGTTGCATACGTACCTGCAGGGCTAGAATGACCAGATAATCCTGGACTTCGATCTCTGACCTTTTTGTTTTGATCGTATTCTGCTATTAAAAACTCTAACATCCTGAAAATAGATTCATAGAGTCCCATCTCTACGACTTGACCTTCTTTTTCCTCATGGACATCACGATGGTATAATGCACTCACTGTAGCAAAAGCGACATATACTCCAGTTATATAATCCAATAAAGAATAAGATGGACTTACAGGCGGTCGATCAATATACCCCTGTATTGCAGTATGACCACTAAATGCCGTTGCAGGAGTACCAAAACCAGCTTTTTTACTATATGGACCCGTTTGTCCGTATCCAGATAAACGAACCATAATTAGCTGTGGATTCTCTTCTTTTAATTCTTCATAGCTTAGTCCCCATTTTTCCAATGTTCCAGGTCTAAAATTCTCAATAAGTACATCCGTTTGTGCAATTAACTTTTTGAAAATATTTTTTCCTGCTTCTTTACGAATATCTAAAGTAAGTGATTTTTTATTGCGGGCTAATCCTGGCCACCTTAAGGCTTCCCCATCTTTCCATGGGCCTACAGTACGAAGCGTATCACCTTTTCCTGGTAATTCAATCTTCGTCACATCTCCTCCTAAGTCTGCTAGTAAAGTTGCTCCAAATGGCGCGGCTATCATCGTAGATATGTCTAGGATTTTCAATCCTGTTAAGGGACCATAATTGTTGTTGTTCATCTTGACTCTCTCCTTTAGATCGATCTAAAAAACGCTTGTTTGATTAACCTTTCTTTATGCTGCATATACCCTCTCGATACGATGGTAAAGGATTAAAACGTATACATCTCCCTTTTAACCAAAACACTTAACATATTACGTTATTTAAAAATTGTATTAGAAAAACGATTACATTCTCTCCCACGAATTGGATTGCCAATTCATGTAACAGTTTACGCAACAATTTTTTCACAGTCAAGTAAATTCAAAATATTGAGTATAATATAAATTAACTATTTAAGCGATTATTTTACTTTCTTATTGTTCTATCCTCTGAAGAAATTTTATTGAAATAATTTTTCGCTTTGATTAACGTTTGTTTCACAAATTCAGGGTAACCTAATCTAATTGCTTCACTCCTATTCGGTTGTTCAATGGAGTATGGTATCTCGGGAATATTGTCGACAATTGAGGCGATATCAATCCCTCCATCTCCTACATAAGATCTGTCTTCACGCATAATTCGAATTAATTCTTCTTTTTGTTTTGGAATCGTACTCGGAGCATCACAAAGGTGAAGATATCGAAACCACTCCTTTGGCAAGGTTTTTAGATCTTCTACATTTTCTTTGGAACGATGAAAATGGTGTAAATCAATCATTAATCCTGCGTTTTCTTGTTTAACACTCTGCAATACATCAATAGCTCCCTCAAGATTAGAAACCCCAGCAATTGGAACAAATTCTAATTCTACTGTTAGTCCATACGTTTTAGCTAATTCACATAGCTCATGAAAGCGTTCCATGTAAAGAGATCTATCTTTTGTCCAAATACTACTTAATACATGCCTTCCACCTAACTCTGCACCAACTTCAAAAGCAGGCTCATACGCTTTTGGATCAATATCATCTTGTATTTTCGCAAGTTCAATATCAAGTAACTTTATTCCAGTATTCTCTAATGCTCTTTTTGTCTGACGGAACATTTCATGATTGTCGGCTAAAGCATAGTTTGGTTCGTTTGGAAGCCCCATGTAAATAGGGCGAAAACTAACAAAATCATAGCCAGCATCTGAAGCAAGATACGTTAATTCCGGTGGAGCATACTCCAATGCAGTCAAATGCGCAAGTGAAAATTGCTTTGTCATGATACTTCCTCCTTTTGTTAGATCGATCTAATTGAAAACGATAACAAAACAGTATCATAATAATCAAATAGTTTCAATCTTTTATTTGTTTAATAACTGACTGTAGTTACCTATAAAATAACAAAATCCCTTATGGAAAGAATAAGAGATTTTTCAACATTATAGGATACCAACCATCATAAGTACTTATATTAATTTTCATGAGCTCGATTACTTATATATCCTAGATTTTTAGAGATCTCAACGGAAGCCTCCATCACCATCTTTCTCAACTCGGGCCATTCCCTTGGTTTTAATCTGCTTGCAGGTCCAGACACAGATAAAACGGCAACAACTTCATTTTGAAAATTAAAAATAGGTGCTGCTGCAGCTGATGTACCAGATTCTCTTTCCTCAATACTAACTGCATATTTTTCCTTTATAATTAAATCCAGTTCATTCTTCAAATCTACTTTACTCTTTTTTAATGGCTGTGTATCCATCGCATCTTCAATAAATTCTTTTGATTGATAGGCTAGAAATACTTTCCCGCTTGCTCCTACTGTTAACGGTAGTTTTTGACCTACACTAATCATATGTTTAACAGATTGCAAACTCTCAAATTGCTGGACACATACTCGATGTTTTCCATCCAATATATAAAGGTTTACCGTTTCTTTTGTCTGTTCCCTCAATCTTTCCATAGTTGATTTAGCTAATGAATTCAGTTCAAAAGTTTGTCCCGCTACAAATCCGAGAAAATAAATTTGCTTACCTAGCCTGTATTTAGCATTTACTTCATCCTTTTCTACAAAATTATTCATCTCTAGAGTGGATAATAATCTTGTAGTAGTAGACTTGGCTAATCCTGTGTATAGGGATATTTCAGTTAATGTTAATTCAGAATTCTTCTCGATAAAACAATTTAATATATCAATCGATCTTTGTAAGGTTCTAATTCCTTTTGGAGAATCATTCATTTCCAACTTTTCTCCCCTCCCTCATTCTTATATAGATCCCATCGTAATTTTATAATAGATTATTAACATTGCTATTTCAATTCTCTAATAAATAACCTCTCTTCCTGCATGATTGTTTACCAACTACAACAGCACCGTTTTAGAATACTTGCAAAACCGTACCAAAAAATAAATTATTATAAATTTTAAATAAACTACTGTTAATTTAGAAATATTCTGATATAATGCTAATTGTATTAGAAATATTCCACTAGGTGAATTTCTCTCCCAACTAATGGAACTATTTGTAACCGTATTCATTGTAACTTAAGGTTTTAGCTTTAAATATGAAAAATATTTTTAGAAGGGATGTTATTAATGAAAAAGAATAAATGGTTTGTTTTATTATCAATGACAGTGTTATTACTTATTGTTTCTGCTTGCCAATCTGAAAATAGTAGTTCAGCAGGAGGAGATTCTTCCAACTACCCGAATAAAGATGTTAACGGAATTATTCAATGGGGAGAAGGAGGAGCTACTGATAATATCTCAAGAACCCTAGCTCCATTAGCTGAAGAAGAGTTAGGTGGATCTATCGTAATGCAGAATAGAGCCGGCGCTTCTGGTGCTATAGGTGCTCAGTATGTTTATGACCAACCCTCTGATGGCTATTCCTTATTATTCGGTGCTGAGAATCCAAACTTATATCAGACCTTAGGAATTTCAGAACGTGATTATCTAAATGACTTTGTTCCTATCACTATAATTGGACAAAGCTATGCAGGTATCGTTGTAAAAGCTGACTCTGAATATGAAACATTAGAAGATTTAGTAGACGCTTCTAAAAATAATCCAGGTGAGTTAGTAATGGGTACTTCTGGTGAAGGTGGGCTTCCACATGTAGCCGCTTCTATGTTAAAGAGTGAATTAGGTACGGAATTTAACATGGTTCCTTACGATGGAGATGGTCCATTGGCAACTGCTCTATTAGGTGAAGAAATTGATACTACTGTATTGGCAGTATCTGCAGCACAGGAATATGTAGAATCAGGTGATTTTCGAATGCTAGCGATCATTAATAACGAACCACTAGAATCATTCCCAGACACCCCATTAATTACTGATATTTATCCTGAATTCGATAAATATCTGCCTTGGGGACCATTCCAGGGTGTGTTTGCTCACAAAGATACTCCAGAAGACGTAGTGGAAAAGTTAGTTACTTCATTTGAAGCAGCACAAGAGAATGAAGAATTTCAGAACACGTTAAGCAATTTAGGTGTTAACCCCTTAAATCTCAATGGTGAAGAAGCAATTGAATACTTGGAACAGAATAGATCAACATCCACATGGATGCTTTATGACGCTGGTGAAACAGACACATCACCGGAAGAGTTTGGGATTCCAAGAGTTGAATAATTAATACTTCTAAAAGGGTTTGGGACAAAACCAACAAGTTTTGGTCAAAAGATGGATGATAGCTAGAATAAGCGTAGAAAATATATCCAGACTTCGCTTAGATATTGCTGTCCCAAGCCCCTATTTAAAACAAAAAGTTAGTAGATTCATTAAATTATAAGCTATACACTCAAATCCAAAATGATGACATCGATACTTAGTAACACAAATAATTCACTTATACATCACATTGTTGAATATTACGTAAGGAGCGTAATGCTATATGCATATTTTAAAATCAACTGCGCCAGGGCTTATTATGATTATCGTTAGTGCGATCATCTTCAGCCAAGCCATTATGATAGAAGGAGCGTCCATTTTTGATCCAGGAGGAAGCATTTTCTTCTCTATGTTGATTTCTTCTGTCATGGCCATTACAGGTATTGTAACTTGTCTCCTTGATGTACGCACGCTAAAAAGAAACAGAGAAGAGTCAAAAGAAAATCCAATTTCATCGAACGTAGAGAAGGATTCAACTAGCGCAATAGAAACATTTAAAAAACAAGATTATAAGCTTGTTTTATTCTACTTTTTACTGATACTTGGATATGTATTGATTATTCCGATCGTCACATTCTACCCTGCCACTTTTATATTTTTAACGGTTAGTATGTTTTATTTAAAAAATGTTTCCTGGAAACTAAATCTTCTTGTATCAGTAGGCAGTTTGCTAGTTATCTATCTTTTATTCGCACAGTTTTTAAATATTATTTTCCCATAAGGAGATTTATTTAAGATGGACTTCGTACAACAAATACTTTTACCAATTACGGATATTAATTTAATCTTACTAGTTGCAGCAGGTACACTCACAGGTATTCTTATTGGTGCTATACCTGGATTATCTGTAACGATGACCGTTGCACTCATTCTGTCATTAACTTATTCATGGGATCTACTCCCTGCATTGGCAGTAATGATAGGGGTATACTTCGGTGGTGTGTTCGGTGGATCTCGACCAGCCATTTTATTAAATATCCCTGGATCACCTTCTTCTGTTGCTACTTCTTTTGACGGATACCCTCTTGCTAGTAATGGGGAAGCGAAAATGGCTCTTACTTTAACAACACTTTTCTCTTTTGTAGGAGGAATTATTGGTGTTACGGTATTAGCTTTTGCGGCTCCGTTAGTATCTTCCATAGCTATCCAATTTGGCCAAAGAGATTATTTCTTGCTGGCTATGCTTGGTCTATTATTAGTAGGTGGACTTAGTAAAGGCTCCCTTGCAAAAGGAATATTCGCAGCCGGTGCTGGGGTTATTTTAGGATTGGTAGGGATGGATTCAATTGGCGGTGGTACAAGATTTACCTTTGGCTCTCTCCAATTAATGAATGGAATTGATTTTGTTATTGCGATTCTAGGGTTGTTTGGTTTAGCAGAAGTACTGTATCAATTAAGAACCATCAACAAGAAAAGCATCACTGCTACCTTAAAAAAAATGGCGTTCCCTCCTATTAAATTTATTTTAAAATTCTTGCCACTCTCCATCCGAGTTTCTGTCCTCGGTGTACTTGTTGGTGCTCTTCCTGGCGCTGGTGGGGAAATAGCTGCGCTTCTCTCATATGATCACGCAAAACAATCTGTTAAAAAGCCAAGTCGACCATTTGGAGAAGGAGCTTATGAAGGTGTGATTGCTCCTGAAACAGCGAATAATGCTGCAATTGGTGGGGCCCTTATACCATTACTAACATTAGGTATACCTGGTGATGCCGTAACCGCTATTTTCATTGGTGCATTATTTATTCACGGATTACAGCCAGGACCGTTACTAATGGAGCAAAGTGCAGATGTATTTGGCGTTATGGTTGGTGCTTCCTTACTCGCAAACATATTTTTACTTATTTTTGGATTACTTATCGTCAATATCTTTATCAAAGTGATCAAGATTCCGAAGCAGGTTCTATATCCAATAATTATTGTTATTACTATTATTGGTGCTTATGCAATTAATAATAGCCTTACAGATGTTTATTGGATGTTAGGCTTTGGTATCGTAGGTTTATTCATGAAGATACATCAATTTCCAGTTGCTCCAATGGTTTTAGGTATTATCTTAGGACCATTACTCGAAACATCTTTCCGACGCGCTTATATTAGTTCACAAGGTACATCTGACTTTTTACTTGGATTTGTGAATTCGCCAATCACTATAATCCTACTGATATTCTTTTTATTTACCATTCTATCTCAGACAAATCTTCTACCACGATTTAAGAAGAAGAAAAGCAGTTAATTGATCACACAGCAAGCCAAAAAGAGCCCGGGGCAACTGATTCATGCAAAATACAACATGCCCAGTAAGTGGTACATCCTAAAATAGGTGTACCACTTCTTTTCATTTATCTTCATCATGTATGTATAGATGACCATGAAAAAAGATTCCAGCTATCTAATTGATAACTGGAATCTTTTTTCTTCTTAAGGCTAATTATGTCCTAGCCCCTTGTATATCTGTTTTATTGAACACTTTCATGATGAACTTTTTTGCCTGGAGAATAGATATCCATGATATTCCAATGCCCATCTGTAGGGACTGGATTATTTACCATCGGCACATCTAATACAAATGGTCTATTGGATGCAATCGCTTGTTCCAGTGCGGGTTTAAATTCATCCGCAGACTGAATTTTTACCGCTTCAACGCCATAGCCTTTTGCAATTTCTGCATAATTTGGAGAATAAGTGTCTTCCCCACGCTTGAAAACTGTTCCATAGGTTGTGTCAAAGTGCGCTTTTTCTAACCCAGCAATCGTGCCATAGGATGAGTTATTCATTACGATCCATATTACCGGAATATTCTCTTCCACGGCAGTGGCTAAAAGTGCTGGGTTTTGTCCAAATCCTCCGTCTCCTACTAATGAAATTACTACTTTATCTTTCTTGGCAATTTTAGCCCCCATTGCTGCAGGTGCGCCAAATCCCATTGTTGCATAGCCACCAGGTGTGAGAATACTTCCTGGTTCATAAATTGGAAATTGCTGTCCGACTCCGTTTTTATTCCAACCAACATCAGTTGTAATATATGCATCCCTTGGGATAACGGACCTTACATCCGCTAAAATCCTTTGGGGAGATAGTGGATAACTATTCGATTCGCTTGCTTCTAGGTTACTCTGTGTAAATTCTTTACGGTAGTTTTTAATTTCTTCCTTGATTTTACTATTCGATACGCCATCAGGAGCGATCTCTTTGGCTACACGATTTAATACGGTAAGAGCCTCTTTTAAATCAGCTACTACCCCTATTTCAACAGGATAATTTCTCCCGATTTCATTCGGATCTATATCTATTTGTATAAGCTTCGTATCAGGAATATTAAATGTGTATTCCGGTTCCCAAGAGCTGCTATCCGCTTCGGCAAACTGCGTTCCTAAAGCAAAGATTTGATCAGCAGTTCTTGTTTTTTCATTAATAAATTTCGTACCCCAAAAACCTGTCATCCCTAATACTAATTCATTATCATCTGGGATAACTCCTTTACCCATTAAGGTATGTGCTACTGGTATATCAAAATGATTCACAAATTCAAGTAATTCTTCTGCTGCATCCGCTAAAATAACCCCACCGCCTGCATAAATTACAGGAGATTTAGCTTCTAAGAGTGATAGAATAATTTCTTTCGCTTTTTCCTCATTAATAGATGGTTTGGCAATCGATCTCGTATGATGCTTTGTTTTCTCAAACAGTGTGTCATCTATTTCTTTTGAGAACATATCCATTGGTACGGAAACTAATACTGGACCAGGTTTACCACTTTCAGCAAGTTGAAATGCTTTTTCGATAATCTCTGGAAATAAATCTGGACGATCTACACGCCATGCACGTTTCACGAATGGACGATAGATTTCATATTGGGATCCATCTGCATGATAGTTAACTTCTTGATGAGGATGTTTTCCATAATAATGGCTAGGTACATCTCCTGCAATAACAACCATTGGTATGTTATCTAAAGCTGCATTTGCAACCCCGGTTGCGGCATTCGTTAATCCTGGGCCTAAATGACTTAAAACTACTGAGGTCTCTTTTTTTGCTCTCGCATATCCATCTGCCATATGGGCTGCTATTTGTTCGTGACGTACATTGACAAAGTTAATCGAACTTTTCTCAAGCTGCGATAGGAATGCTATGTTGGTGTGACCACACAATCCAAATATATGTTCCACACCTCTATCTTCCAAATATTCAACTAACAAATTAGAAACTAGTCTTTTCATGTACATTACCTCCTAGAATTTCAAAATAATTTTCCCATAATCTCCTGATACCGCATACGTGTATGCCTTTTCATATTCGTTTACAGAAAGAATTTTTGAAATAACTGGTTCTACTTGAAAATCTTCCTGTAACAAGAATTCTATACTCGTATTAAAGTCTTCTGGGAAGTTATATATTATTGATCCATAAATTGTTACTTCCTTGCGAACGATTTCTACAACTGGTAAATTTGCATGTGGCGGCATTCCTATAGCTACAAAGGCTCCACCTGGTTTTAATAATTGTATTCCCTGTTCAAAGGATTCACTTGTTCCTGCTGCTTCTATAACTACATCAAACAATTCCTCAGCATCGGCTGATTGACATGTAGAGACGTTGTGATAGCTATGAGATACTTTGTTTAACTTATTTTGTTTAACATCGATGGCGGTAACTTGAGCGCCTAAGTATTCGGCCACCGCAATTGCTAACATCCCCTCGTTACCACATCCGATGATGGCAACTTTTGTTTCCTCTGTAATCACTACTTTTTTCATTGCGTGAACAATAACTGCCAATGGTTCAATAAGAACTGCCTTTTCATTGGTCAATTGATCGGGTAATGACAATACGTATTTTGCCGAGATAACAAACTCTTCAGCAAAACCACCATCTCTATTAATACCTAATGATTGTTTCTCCGTACAAATATTTGTTTTTCCTACCTTACAATACTCGCACTTACCACAGAAGGAGTTTGGCATAATTGCGACGCGTTTTCCAGCAAAATCGGCTGCAGATTTACCTGTTTCTATGACGGTTCCTATTAATTCATGACCAGGTACAACTGGATAGTTCGCATGTGGAAGCTTTCCTTTAAATACACTAATATCAGATCCACATATCCCTCCGTATATTAGCCTAATTCTAACTTCATCATCGCTTAATTTTGACCTGGAAGCTAACTCTCTAAATTCAATAACTCCAGGACTTGATAAATAAAGCCCATTCACATTATTCACCTTCTATTCCTCAAATTACCTTTTCTATTACACGCGCAGCACTACCATTTTTGATTCTGTCATTTCTTCAAGAGCATATCGAGGGCCTTCTCTACCGATACCGCTATTTTTCACACCACCATACGGCAAGTGATCTAATCGGAAATTAGATGTACCGTTAATGACTATACCTCCAACTTCCATCTCGTCTGCTACTCTGTATGCTAAATCAATTTGATTTGTAAAAATGCCAGTCTGTAATCCAAAAGGAGAATCGTTCGACTCTTGTATCGCTTCCTCAATATTCTTATACGGTATTACACTAACTATCGGCCCAAACACTTCTTCACAGACAACTTTACTCTTTTTCGGAGGATTGAATAATACAGTTGGTTCCACAGAGGCTCCGTTCTTGGTTCCTCCTTGAATGATTTCAGCACCTGATTCCACTGCTTCATTTATCCACTCTATTACTCGGCCTGCAGCTTTCTCGTCAACTAGAGTACCTATGTCGGTATGGGGATCTAACGGATCTCCAACTTTTAATTTTGATACCTCTTGCTTCAATAGTTCTATAAAATTGTCTTTAATTTCTTCTTGAACGTAAATTCGTTGTACCGAGATACAGCTTTGGCCAGAATTACTATAGCCTGTTTTAGCACATAGTCGAGCAGCTGTTTCGATATCAGCATCCTGATGAACAATGGTTGCTGCATTTCCACCAAGCTCAAATAATGTCTTCTTAATTCCTGCTATCTGACTAATATTCCTACTTGCCACTAATCCGCCGGTAAAAGAAATAACGTTTATTCTTTCATCTTTTACAATCTGCTGACCAACATCTACTCCACCGAGCAGCATATGGATGGCATTCTTCGGAAACCCTGCTTCAAATAACAGTTGTAAAAACGCTGTTGCAATTAACGTCGTTTGTGGAGCTGGTTTTAAAAGGGTTACATTTCCACCAGCAAATGCAGGACCTACCTTGTGACACACCAAGTTCAAAGGTGCATTAAATGGTGTGATAGCAGCAACAACGCCAACTGGAACTCTATAGATACTAGCAATTGTATTTAGTCCTCTTTCAGAAGAACTACCTGGTATGGTTTCGCCATGTAATCTTTTCGCTTCTTCACCTGAAAGCTCTAACGTTTCAATTGATCTATCAACTTCTCCTAATGTATCTTTAAGTGGTTTTCCGAGTTCACTCGATAACAATTTAGCAAACTTCTCTTTATTTTCTTCTAATAAATATGCTGCTTTTTTCAAAATTTTAGAGCGTTCGATAATTGGTATGTTTTTAACTTGTTTTTTACCTTTATACGCAGTGGCAAGCGCAATTTCCACATCATCTGATTGTGCGAAGTACTGTTCACCAATGACTTCTCCAGTAAATGGATTTTTTATTTCTTGTTTTTCTCGATCAGTTGTTAACCACTCCCCGTTAATGAAAGATTGTGCTTTTCTTATACTCATTCTCTTCACCCTCTTTTTTGTTAGATCGATCTAATATAATCATAAACTAAATTTTAAAACAATTCAATGCGTTTTATAACTCCCTTCATTTAATTTCACCACAGCTTGTTTATTTATAGATAATTTAATAGCCTCAAGTACTTCTAATGTCTTCAATCCCTCCTCCCCAGGAACGAGAGGTGTGGTTTCACCTTTTAATATATCGATAAAGTGACTTGCTTCTTCCTTTAACGGATCATTCGATTTAACTTCAAATTTCTCTTCCTGTAATTCATTTTTCCATCCATAACCGTCTCCCGTATACGAATACATCCGAAAACTAGGAAAGCTTAAACTTCCTTTGGTCCCGAAAAAGTGATAACAGTCTTTATCAATTTGCCTATAATCACTATTCTCACCTACTGTTAATTCATAAGCCCATGGAGAGGGAACACCATCTGATATAAAATAGTTCGCAGTAATGCCATTACTTGCCTCTAACATAACAGAGGCTGAATCTTCTACTGCATTATTTCTTATTTTACTTTGACTAGATGCGTAAACTCGTAGGAAATCCAAGCCTGTCACATACCTTAAATTGTCGATATCATGGATGCCATTAATTAGCAATGGCCCCCCTCCTTTTTCGACTTTCCAAGATTCATTGTAATATGCTTTATCTTTAGCGAGTGCCCATAACATATTTACTGCTATTAAATCTCCTATGGCCCCCGA from Oceanobacillus iheyensis HTE831 encodes:
- a CDS encoding hydroxymethylglutaryl-CoA lyase, producing MADQAFLLPTKAIICEVAPRDGFQAEPEWIPTDKKVEMIRSLAKTGITTMEVTSFVHPKAIPQLKDAEEVVSRVHDIENLHLRALVPNLTGAQRAVNAGVKKLKLMLSATDSHSLSNANATVIEAQNKLEPIIEYANQNDTKVGGSISVAFGCPYEGKVGVNQLIPILDRYQKMGIEEVSLADTTGMATPKQVYETLGVLKETYPTLTFSMHFHNTRGMALANTISALQQGVIRFDSSIAGLGGCPYAPGASGNVATEDLVHFLHENGVDTGINLSSVITTAKEVKNIIGHDGGSFILQAGPSADLHSKPKSQQKINN
- a CDS encoding tripartite tricarboxylate transporter permease; the encoded protein is MDFVQQILLPITDINLILLVAAGTLTGILIGAIPGLSVTMTVALILSLTYSWDLLPALAVMIGVYFGGVFGGSRPAILLNIPGSPSSVATSFDGYPLASNGEAKMALTLTTLFSFVGGIIGVTVLAFAAPLVSSIAIQFGQRDYFLLAMLGLLLVGGLSKGSLAKGIFAAGAGVILGLVGMDSIGGGTRFTFGSLQLMNGIDFVIAILGLFGLAEVLYQLRTINKKSITATLKKMAFPPIKFILKFLPLSIRVSVLGVLVGALPGAGGEIAALLSYDHAKQSVKKPSRPFGEGAYEGVIAPETANNAAIGGALIPLLTLGIPGDAVTAIFIGALFIHGLQPGPLLMEQSADVFGVMVGASLLANIFLLIFGLLIVNIFIKVIKIPKQVLYPIIIVITIIGAYAINNSLTDVYWMLGFGIVGLFMKIHQFPVAPMVLGIILGPLLETSFRRAYISSQGTSDFLLGFVNSPITIILLIFFLFTILSQTNLLPRFKKKKSS
- a CDS encoding Bug family tripartite tricarboxylate transporter substrate binding protein, yielding MKKNKWFVLLSMTVLLLIVSACQSENSSSAGGDSSNYPNKDVNGIIQWGEGGATDNISRTLAPLAEEELGGSIVMQNRAGASGAIGAQYVYDQPSDGYSLLFGAENPNLYQTLGISERDYLNDFVPITIIGQSYAGIVVKADSEYETLEDLVDASKNNPGELVMGTSGEGGLPHVAASMLKSELGTEFNMVPYDGDGPLATALLGEEIDTTVLAVSAAQEYVESGDFRMLAIINNEPLESFPDTPLITDIYPEFDKYLPWGPFQGVFAHKDTPEDVVEKLVTSFEAAQENEEFQNTLSNLGVNPLNLNGEEAIEYLEQNRSTSTWMLYDAGETDTSPEEFGIPRVE
- a CDS encoding sugar phosphate isomerase/epimerase family protein, which codes for MTKQFSLAHLTALEYAPPELTYLASDAGYDFVSFRPIYMGLPNEPNYALADNHEMFRQTKRALENTGIKLLDIELAKIQDDIDPKAYEPAFEVGAELGGRHVLSSIWTKDRSLYMERFHELCELAKTYGLTVELEFVPIAGVSNLEGAIDVLQSVKQENAGLMIDLHHFHRSKENVEDLKTLPKEWFRYLHLCDAPSTIPKQKEELIRIMREDRSYVGDGGIDIASIVDNIPEIPYSIEQPNRSEAIRLGYPEFVKQTLIKAKNYFNKISSEDRTIRK
- a CDS encoding IclR family transcriptional regulator; the protein is MNDSPKGIRTLQRSIDILNCFIEKNSELTLTEISLYTGLAKSTTTRLLSTLEMNNFVEKDEVNAKYRLGKQIYFLGFVAGQTFELNSLAKSTMERLREQTKETVNLYILDGKHRVCVQQFESLQSVKHMISVGQKLPLTVGASGKVFLAYQSKEFIEDAMDTQPLKKSKVDLKNELDLIIKEKYAVSIEERESGTSAAAAPIFNFQNEVVAVLSVSGPASRLKPREWPELRKMVMEASVEISKNLGYISNRAHEN
- a CDS encoding tripartite tricarboxylate transporter TctB family protein, whose protein sequence is MHILKSTAPGLIMIIVSAIIFSQAIMIEGASIFDPGGSIFFSMLISSVMAITGIVTCLLDVRTLKRNREESKENPISSNVEKDSTSAIETFKKQDYKLVLFYFLLILGYVLIIPIVTFYPATFIFLTVSMFYLKNVSWKLNLLVSVGSLLVIYLLFAQFLNIIFP
- a CDS encoding CaiB/BaiF CoA transferase family protein, whose protein sequence is MNNNNYGPLTGLKILDISTMIAAPFGATLLADLGGDVTKIELPGKGDTLRTVGPWKDGEALRWPGLARNKKSLTLDIRKEAGKNIFKKLIAQTDVLIENFRPGTLEKWGLSYEELKEENPQLIMVRLSGYGQTGPYSKKAGFGTPATAFSGHTAIQGYIDRPPVSPSYSLLDYITGVYVAFATVSALYHRDVHEEKEGQVVEMGLYESIFRMLEFLIAEYDQNKKVRDRSPGLSGHSSPAGTYATKDGKFVVLVCSTDSTFDRLADAMNRKDMLEDDRYYTNSERLKNDSEVQEIVSNWIKKHNLKELTEILDNYGVPISPIYTIEDIFNDPHYQARDNIVEVEHPRLGKVKVPGVVPNFSKTPGKIRHRAPELGEHNEEILGNHLGLSEAEISTLKEQGVI